One segment of Micromonospora parathelypteridis DNA contains the following:
- a CDS encoding ATP-binding protein, which yields MMATVRLSFSPAPVHVRTARLVGVAVARRAGVREDLLDEVRLAIGEACTRAVALHRQYGLADPVLVEMSDGGSYAVRVVDRAPIEAGIGLTALPPDELANESLTDEALTTGVGFALLAGFVEDLQVRPVDEGIGTEVRMVWPVGR from the coding sequence GTGATGGCGACCGTCAGGCTCTCGTTCTCGCCCGCGCCGGTGCACGTTCGCACCGCACGACTGGTCGGCGTCGCCGTCGCCCGGCGTGCCGGGGTCCGGGAGGACCTGCTGGACGAGGTGCGCCTGGCCATCGGTGAGGCGTGCACCCGGGCCGTGGCCCTGCACCGGCAGTACGGCCTGGCCGACCCCGTGCTGGTGGAGATGTCCGACGGCGGCTCGTACGCGGTGCGGGTGGTGGACCGGGCGCCGATCGAGGCTGGCATCGGTCTGACCGCGCTGCCGCCAGACGAGCTGGCCAACGAGTCGCTCACCGATGAGGCGCTGACCACCGGCGTCGGGTTCGCGCTGCTCGCCGGCTTCGTCGAGGACCTGCAGGTGCGTCCGGTCGACGAGGGCATCGGCACCGAGGTGCGGATGGTGTGGCCGGTCGGCCGCTGA
- a CDS encoding sodium-translocating pyrophosphatase has product MSETLAADGGGLSLTGSNVTYVVIAAVVALVALGFAAALTKTVLAAGKGTIKMQEISGAVQEGASAYLLRQFRTLAIFVVIAVVLLFLLPVHDTDGSETAVKIGRSLFFVLGALFSAFIGGAGMWLATRANLRVAAAAREREGGRETAMKIAFRTGGVVGFLTVGLGLFGAALVVLVYRGDAPTVLEGFGFGAALLAMFMRVGGGIFTKAADVGADLVGKVEQGIPEDDPRNAATIADNVGDNVGDCAGMAADLFESYAVTLVAALILGRAAFGEEGLVFPLIISTIGVLIAIVGVFITRLRASDRSGLTAINRAFYLSAVLSAVLVAIAAYAYLPATFGEFAGGLTDASGNPRLVAIGAVVIGIVLAAAIQALTGYFTETNRRPVQDIGKSSQTGAATVILAGISIGLESAVYSALLIGAGVFGAFLLGGSSITLSLFAVALAGTGLLTTVGVIVAMDTFGPISDNAQGIAEMSGDIDEHGARTLTELDAVGNTTKAITKGIAIATAVLAATALFGSYTDTLTTAYADAGVGDVGTEILNALNVANPRNLVGLIIGAAVVFLFSGLAINAVSRSAGAVVMEVRRQFRELPGIMDGTQRPEYGKVVDICTRDAQRELMTPGLLAILAPIAVGFGLGPGALAAYLAGAIGAGTLMAVFLSNSGGAWDNAKKMVEDGAYGGKGSEAHAATVIGDTVGDPFKDTAGPAINPLIKVMNLVSLLIAPAVVAWSVGDDRNVGLRVGIALVATLIIVASVVFSKRKGIAMDSDADGNTGAGSTDHRPETVNA; this is encoded by the coding sequence ATGTCCGAGACCTTGGCCGCCGACGGCGGCGGGCTTTCCCTTACCGGAAGCAATGTCACCTACGTCGTCATCGCCGCGGTTGTCGCGCTGGTGGCGCTCGGTTTCGCTGCCGCCCTCACCAAGACGGTGCTGGCCGCCGGCAAGGGCACCATCAAAATGCAGGAGATCTCGGGGGCGGTCCAGGAGGGCGCCTCGGCCTACCTGCTCCGCCAATTCCGTACCCTGGCGATCTTCGTCGTCATCGCCGTGGTCCTGCTCTTCCTGCTGCCGGTGCACGACACCGATGGCAGCGAGACCGCGGTGAAGATCGGTCGCTCCCTCTTCTTCGTGCTGGGCGCCCTGTTCAGCGCGTTCATCGGCGGTGCCGGCATGTGGCTGGCCACCCGCGCCAACCTGCGCGTGGCCGCCGCCGCGAGAGAGCGGGAAGGTGGCCGCGAAACGGCCATGAAGATCGCGTTCCGGACCGGTGGAGTCGTCGGCTTCCTCACCGTCGGTCTCGGCCTCTTCGGCGCGGCGCTGGTCGTCCTGGTCTACCGGGGTGACGCGCCGACAGTGCTGGAGGGCTTCGGCTTCGGTGCCGCGCTGCTCGCCATGTTCATGCGGGTCGGCGGCGGCATCTTCACCAAGGCCGCCGACGTCGGCGCCGACCTGGTCGGCAAGGTCGAGCAGGGCATCCCCGAGGACGACCCGCGCAACGCCGCCACCATCGCCGACAACGTGGGCGACAACGTCGGTGACTGCGCCGGCATGGCCGCCGACCTGTTCGAGTCGTACGCGGTGACGCTGGTCGCCGCGCTGATCCTCGGCCGCGCCGCGTTCGGCGAGGAGGGCCTGGTCTTCCCGCTGATCATCTCCACCATCGGCGTGCTGATCGCGATCGTCGGCGTCTTCATCACCCGGCTGCGCGCGTCCGACCGTAGTGGCCTGACCGCGATCAACCGGGCGTTCTACCTCTCGGCTGTGCTCTCCGCGGTGCTGGTGGCGATCGCCGCCTACGCGTACCTGCCGGCGACCTTCGGCGAGTTCGCCGGCGGCCTCACCGACGCCTCCGGCAACCCGCGGCTGGTGGCCATCGGCGCGGTGGTGATCGGCATCGTGCTGGCCGCCGCGATCCAGGCGCTGACCGGCTACTTCACCGAAACCAACCGGCGACCGGTGCAGGACATCGGCAAGAGCTCGCAGACCGGCGCGGCAACCGTGATCCTGGCCGGCATCAGCATCGGCCTGGAGTCGGCGGTCTACTCGGCGCTGCTGATCGGCGCCGGTGTCTTCGGGGCGTTCCTCCTCGGCGGCAGCTCGATCACGCTGTCGCTGTTCGCGGTGGCGCTGGCCGGCACCGGTCTGCTGACCACGGTCGGCGTGATCGTCGCGATGGACACCTTCGGGCCGATCTCCGACAACGCCCAGGGCATCGCCGAGATGTCCGGCGACATCGACGAGCACGGCGCTCGTACGCTCACCGAGCTGGACGCGGTGGGTAACACCACCAAGGCGATCACCAAGGGCATCGCGATCGCCACGGCGGTGCTCGCCGCGACCGCGCTGTTCGGCTCGTACACCGACACGCTCACCACCGCGTACGCGGACGCTGGCGTGGGCGACGTCGGGACGGAGATCCTCAACGCGCTGAACGTGGCGAACCCGCGCAACCTGGTCGGCCTGATCATCGGTGCCGCGGTGGTCTTCCTCTTCTCCGGGCTCGCCATCAACGCGGTGTCCCGCTCGGCGGGTGCCGTGGTGATGGAGGTCCGCCGGCAGTTCCGTGAGCTGCCCGGCATCATGGACGGCACCCAGCGCCCGGAGTACGGCAAGGTCGTCGACATCTGCACCCGGGACGCGCAGCGTGAGCTGATGACCCCCGGCCTGCTCGCCATCCTGGCGCCGATCGCGGTCGGTTTCGGCCTCGGGCCCGGCGCACTCGCGGCGTACCTGGCCGGTGCGATCGGTGCCGGCACCCTGATGGCGGTCTTCCTGTCCAACTCCGGTGGGGCCTGGGACAACGCCAAGAAGATGGTCGAGGACGGCGCGTACGGCGGCAAGGGCTCCGAGGCGCACGCCGCCACGGTCATCGGCGACACCGTCGGTGACCCGTTCAAGGACACCGCCGGCCCGGCGATCAACCCGCTGATCAAGGTGATGAACCTGGTCTCGCTGCTGATCGCGCCCGCCGTGGTGGCCTGGAGCGTCGGCGACGACCGCAACGTCGGC